aagcatccAGTTGCTTGCTGTATAactgatgatagagctaaataTGCGCAATTTTTTTTGCATGGAATAATCGGACATTTGTaattctgactatgctcttcaagaactgatgatattacaaccaaatagttaacatttatttaacgaTCCCTTGAACGGCACGCAGTTGTCAGTTGTTTTAGCGGAGCTGGGGGTCTCCTTGCCCAGTTGCGAGCAGGCAAATGTTATGTGATGAGTGGCCTTATTGTGAtgttttattgataacgacctataGAAAACGTAATGGAGCTTGACCACGACATTATTAGCAATCAAACACCAAACTAGCTGTTATTTACAAGCTGGTACTAGCTGACTTTACAAAGTGACAACAAGTGGAAAAGCAATTGACTAAACACTAAAAACAGGGTTTGGTATATCAGTAAATGAACTATGTTCGATTATAAACTAAATAGCAAACTATAGAAATgatatgctaaatgactaaaatgtaaatgtaatatttagccattagctagatagctaaggTTAGCTGTACTTGCTGAAAAGTTTGTTAGTTGTAAGGTTACTTGCTTGACAGTTGGTTAGCTACTTAGCTCACTAGACTAGCCAGGTcgagctagttggctagctaagtTAGAAATAAACTTTATTAGAAATTAGCTTTATTACATGAATTACAATCCATTCTCATGAcaatactcctcaatgctgtcagGGAAACACCACTTTAGTATATTAAACATTTCAGCATAGCTAGACTTTCAGCTAGCTACTTACCTTCTCGTCTTCAACGTCAAGCAAAAGCACAGTGCACAACACAATGGGGAAACTTTACGCCATGCCGTCACTCAGGAGGACTAAACCAAATCAGTTTTCTCAAGGGGTGTAGCACTTACTACTCAAGAGTGAAAAAATTCACATACAAGTCACGACATGCTATCTGTAGACAAGGTCAGATCACTTGTACAGAAAGACATCATAGATTCACCCATTCTATTTGTCTAACAATTAAATTAAACTAAATTTGCTTATTCACAATATTTTCTTAGTATCTCACTTTGAAGAATACACATTTTAAGAAATGGACTAGTCCTTAAAGACACGCACATATAACATGAATAATAAATCGCAGATCACAGTGCAGTGGGCCAGGGGTCAAGGTTATGAAATCCGCCCAATAGTACTGTTgaggggaattacagtgagttaagaagtctgattgcaagttatcaaattaaactttattttttggacccagggcctcaattccctctttgtgtggggacagcgatctgacgagcagcaacaccCCATCAAGCTGGCGGattgctgggaccaggagaacaacagaggttggctatagaggtaggttgtgatgtaattgtcagtgtttcccacctagaacttttttcaggcctggtagtatgtagccaaaaccctgaacaatcagcaccttggtaatcatatacttgagttggacataggcatgtggtcagtcaggatcacttgcatccaAATAGCTTAATTTGAAATtcaagctgatgatgtatcttttacaggtatgtgataccatcctgagtcatgccaaaagagaggttctccttcacccagcacctcatcagcgcaacactattgcacggagaagTTGTTCCAACAACAcaagtgtgaagttccccgatacagcgcttgaaacaaccatggaggcgtaccccatgttgaacaaggctaagctcaaaaccaaactgtccctcatctatgagaacagtgagttcaaggcttgtagtggtgcgtgcccctgtaccagttcttcatggagaacaaccttcagagcactttcacagagactgccagcctcctcagaATCCtcaatcaccacacccatgacaactgctgagtcaggaAGGtacttctctacactgaaaaggatcaagaccttcctgagaaacagcatgacacaggatcgcctgaacgctctggccatgctctccatggagaagaaacttgtcagggacattctgactttaatcaaagggtcattgagaggtttgccactccaGAAGGCGGCAGacggcaaaattcctgtacaaataagatgacaacacacacacacagagcagctctggccgcatgtttctttgtatatagttgaccttagcataaaaaatccagttatatgtggtactctagaaagtcttaatagtgtctttgctaatattacttgtatattgttgttttgtatcaattaattgttgcagttctggagcacattaacaagtagtcacatttagtatgatcataaaatactgtatgctattcttccagtcaaaggtttgagttcatccacttgatatccatttctatattatacatcctttcatacagtgtaagatttcctataaactttataataatttcatgttattgtccactttccactctgttctgacagcatgcctgttgcgttgcctgtttactaccaatggtgaaaagttcacttttaAATcacaaatgaaaggcttgggtttgtgtaatatgtttttgtgtaagaatgcctcaacttttttaatattggcattaaataattactgaatgtttcactgggcactgctgtcctgcagtttgtgttaaaatatatcgcgatggttacaggaaaaaagtatggcacagccccaccggagaatatttttcaccagccgccactgagaAACTGTCTGCACATCCCTGAAACAAGTTACATTCAGTCATATTGAAGGTATCCTCGCATACTGAAAGATTAGTGTGTATTTTGATTGTTGTTAGTACCAAGGACAGATAGCAGTGCAGCACAGACCTGTACCTTACTTATGGGATGATATCCATGGAATCAATAAGAATCTGTCATGCCATGTggtaacaccacacacacacacacacacacacacacacacacacacacacacacacacacacacacacacacacacacacacaatacatgaAACAGACAGTGCTGAAGATGAGGTATGAGATAGGTCCAGGGTATATAATATATTATTTTCGCAATAAGAGGCCGTGTTTTTGCACAATCCCAATCACACTATGATTATTATTCTATCCTTTTAATTTCGTCGAAATTATTCTGAAATGTCTAAGTCACACCATAAACATGCtgaaatgctgtgccattatTGTATTGAGCAGAAACGTCTTCATATTTAACCAATTCAGAAATCTATACAGTAGCAACCCCGAAGCAACCAAAGTAGGGGATCATTGAATACTGCCCATGATCCTCTATCACTGGTAAATGAGCCATGATTATAGAATTGTTCTGGAGAAGCTCCTATGGGAAGAACCAGCGGATGCAGTTTCTGTGtatcctcttcatctctccatctcactgACCCTTGGGCTTTGCCTGGTCCTTGCTCTTGAGCTTGGTGCGGACTACTGCAACAGTAGTGAGGAAGTTGCCCATAAACAGAATGAGGAATGAGATTCCACACATTGAGACCTAGAATGACACAGCAGAAATTGTAAATACTAGCGTAAGATGGGGAAGACagcttttttattattatataataGAAAATTGGATGGCTTTTTGTCTGCATTTATGGATGGGAGACTATAATGAAAAGGGCATTATACGTTAAAAAAATTAATCAAAATGTTATGGACAAACCAAATGCCATGTTTACACATTACCATTGCTAAGACATGAGGCCCTCTTTATCATTATCAACTGAATAACTTTAGGGGGTGTCGGAGCAAAGAATATGTCTATCAGGAAAGCTGTCTGAGGGCACACTGACCTGCCACTCTTTACAGTCTGGGAGCCGAGCCATCTTGAACAGAGAGAGTCCATTGTAGAGTTGCCAAAACTGCAACACAAAACATCACTTACCTACTTTACACACACATCTTAAACACACACATTAAGtaatacacacgcatgcacgcacacacacacacacacacacacacacacacacacacacacacacacacacacacacacacacacacacacacacaataccaaaTGCTAGGTCAATAAAATGTTCAGGGCAGACAAGGGTTCAAATACTTGAAAAATACTTGAAAAATACTTTTAGCACGTGCTTGAGTCTGCCTGGAGTTCCAGATGGGCAGGGTTATCAGTtttgggacttttctattggtttaTTAAGCCAGGCAAGTTCAAACTggcacagataaagtatttgaaattattctTTCAAGTTTAAAACCCAGGTCTGGTTCAGGAGCCGCTGAAACATGACAAAGCATAATTCTACAATATGACTGaagatttacagtgccttcagaaagtattcacacccctatactttttccacattttgttgtgttacagcctgaatttaaaattgagattttgtgtcactggcctatatacaataccccataatgtcaaagtggaattttgtttgtagaaaatGTTCGAAAtcataaaaaaatgaaaagctgaaatgtcttgagtcaataagtattcaacccctttcttatggcaagcctaaataagttcaggagtaaaactgtgCTTTTTAATTCACATAATAAGCTGCATGGACTTATTCTGTGTTCAATATTAGTGGtttacatgatttttgaattactaccccatctctgtaccccacacatacaattatctgtaaggtccctcaattgaggagtgaatttcaagcacagattcaaccacaaagaccagggaggtttttcaatgcctcgcaaagaaggacaccgaTTGGTAGATTGGTAGTGTAAAAAAATATcagtttgagcatggtgaagttattaattaggctgtggatggtgtatcaatacacccagtcactacaaagatacaggcatccttcctaactcagttgccggagaggaaggaaaccgctcaaggatttcaccatgagaccaatcGTGATTTTAaagcagttacagagtttaatggttgtgatatgagaaaactgaggatggatcaacaacattgtagttactccacaatactaacctaaatgacagagtgaaaggaaggaagcctgtacataataaaaatattccaaaacatgcatcctgtttgcaacaaggcacttaagtaataatGAAAAAAATGagacaaagaaattaactttatgtcctgaatacaaagtgttatgtttggggcaaatccaacacaacacatcactgagtaccactcttcatattttcaagcatggtggtggctgcatcatgttatgggtatgcttgtcattggcaatgACTATGGagcttaatttttttttaaataaacagaacaccgctaagcacaggcaaaatcttagaagaaaacctgcttcagatcttctttccaacagacactgggccaaatttacactggagttgattaccaagacgacattgaatgttcctgagtagcctagttacagttgtAACttaaaatcagcttgaaaatataTAGCAAGACTTAAACATTtctttctagcaatgatcaacaaccaacttgacagagcttgaagaatattttaaataataatgggcaaatattgtacaatccagatgtgcaaagctcttagagacttacccaaaaagactcacagctgtaattgctgccaaaggtgtttctaacatgtattgtctcaggggggtgaatacttgcTGCCCTATGTAAATAGTAATTGAACACTTttcacttgaataatgtttacatactgttttaccctcttcatatgtatatactgtattctagtcaaggctcatcctatataactactgctgttcacaccctttctattcatatactgtccataatgtctatacacaccatcatatacatatatttatattccggactctaaCATTGCTCatcctgatatttcttaattcctttcttttTATTTTGCGATTTGTGTTtattgtattgttaggtattactgcactgttggagctagaaacacaagaaTTTCGCTGCACCAGCgaaaacatctgcaaaatatgtgtacgtgaccaataacatttgatttgattattctaatcaaaatatacagtaacagtcaaaagtttggacacacctactcattcaaggggttttctttatttttttactattttctacattgtagaataatagtgaagacatcaaaaccattaaataacacatatggaatcatgtagtaaccaaaaaagtgttaaacaaatcaaaatatattttatatttgagattcttcaaaaagccactctttgccttgatgacagctttgcacactcttggcattctctcaaccagcttcacctggaatgcttttccgacagtcttgaaggagttcccacatatgctgagcacttgttggctgcttttccttcactctgccgtccgactcatcccaaaccatctcaattgggttgaggtcggggggttgtggaggccaggtcatctgatgcagcactccatcactctccttcttggtaaaatagccttacacagcctggaggtgtgttgggtcattgtcctgttgagaaacaaatgatagtcccactaagcccaaaccagatgggatggcgtatcgctgcagaatgctgtggtagccatgctggttaagtgtgccttgaattctaaataaatcacagacagtgtcaccagtaaagcacccccacaccataacacctcctcctccatgctttacggtgggaactacacatgcggagatcatccgttcaccaacaccgcgtctcacaaagacacggcggttggaaccaaaaatctcaaatttggactccagaccaaaggacacatttccaccggtctaatgtccattgctcgtgtttcttgggccaagcaggtctcttcttcttattggtgtcctttagtagtggcttctttgcagcaattcgaccatgaaggcctgattcacacagtctcctctgaacagttgatgttgagatgtgtctgttacttgaactctgtgaagcatttatttgtgctgcaatttctgaggctggtaactctaattaacttatcctctgcagcagaggtaactctgggtattccattcctgtggcagtcctcatgtgagccagtttcatcatagcgcttaatggtttttgcgactgcacttgaagaaactttcaaagttcttgaaatgttccgtattgactgaccttcatgtcttaaagtaatgatggactgtcgtttcgctttccattttttagctgttcttgccataatatggacttggtcttttaccaaatagtgctatcttctgtataccccccccaccttgtcacaacaccaggtcacagttgtaaatgagaacttgttctcaactggtttacctggttaaataaaggtgaaaaaaaaaaaaaaaaacacacctgattggctcaaacgcattaagaaggaaataaattccacaaattaacttttaagaatgcacacctattaattcaaatgcattccaggtgactacctcatgaagctggttgagagaatgccaagagtgtgcaaagctgtcatcaaggcaaagggtggctatttgaagaatctcaaatataaaatatattttcatttgtttaacacttttttggttactacacattccatatgtgttatttcatagatttacaaataatgacaattaaatccattttaatcccactttgtaaaacaacaaaatgtggtcaaggggtgtgaatactttttgtaggcactgtatgtgtgattTACTATGCAATCCCTATGCAACAACAAAGTAGGCTCAATGTGACTCAGCATTATATACGTGACAAAGCAAACGAACTCCAGCTCAACTAATGCTGAGCTGGGAAGAATCCCACAGCCAGATCCCATACTCACATGTCCAAAAAACAGGAAGGGCAGAAGAAATGTCAGCCCTCGCCACATCCAGGACTGAAATCCTTCTAAAAGATAGATGGACACAGCGTAGACGTAAACAAATGTATCTCTATATAACTATGTATCTATAACATGGAGCGTCATTGTCATTATTACATTGTGTCTCACCCACAGTCAGGTCCATGTTGTGTCTTTCTCCCAGGGTTCTTAGTCTGTACAGACAGCCGCTCTGATAGTAGTACTGCATACAGTGAACCATGCCTGTGTTGCCACCGAACATACACaagcatacacagacacacacacacacacacacacacacacacacacacacacacacacacacacacacacacaaagaggcgGTTGACATTTTTTAAAAACTCAACAATTACTTTATGTAATTTTTGTAACGCTAATGTATTACTGTTTTTTAAAGACTTGTTTTGAAAGCTTACTTTGATACAAAGAAAAGGCGAGGAATTGGTTCCTGAAACTCTGGTACAGGTATCCATCAGGCCTAAGAGATATCAGATAATGACTGTTGAATACAGTGTACGGTattgtatactgtatactgttGAACTTCACTGGCTCCCAGTTCAATACAGGATCATCTTCATATTGCTCATGCTCACCTACAAAGCACTCATCATTTGTAGTGTtttccatggttagtctgtccttatgtttagtgcaCTTTTATATACTTACTTATTTAATATGTGATTTAATTGCTTTTTATCCTGCTGTCGTGAAAAGCgcatagccctttcctgcagtcaaatgacaaaATCGTCCTCTAGTGGCCTCCTGgttggaatgttattaatatgtttcataatttcataattaataaacattatacaaatttaaaatatacacaGAACATCTGGTGTTTCTATTtcaaatggttttgttatatttcagtcttctgtgatatatataaagtgtaatattgggatgcaaactcaaaattgaatacatttcaactctatatctgacatggtacagatgtcctctttttttaaagcccataaccatgtatgtgaggtgtatacttttgtttcaaagtagatttgtttaagactaccaagaaacactgtgtgaccctgatttaccCCACTGCATTAAATTAacttaaaataaaatgttttattattattattaatacaacGTAACTTTCACGCGTTGCTACAGAACTCAATGTGCTGGTTTGCTAACACCAAAGGGGACAATTTGATCCACAATGAAATTGACAAGGAATAGAAACTGGATGCAAACTGGATTCAACTGTTTGCCATCTATCATACCCTTGCTTGAAACTGGAACTGACAATGAAAAAACCTACAGTGTGGTTGGTGTGTGATCAACTATTGGCAACAAGGGCTTCCTGAGTTTGCTCACCATGTCAGCATGACTCCAGACAGAAAGGCTGAGACATAATGGTGGAAAACCCACCAGCCTTTGATCCTGAAACAACAACCAAATACAACGAGAAAATAATCAGAAAAGACATAGACATGGCGAAATATGAATATGAAGAGCATCATACTGTAACATACTGTAATAGTTATTATTTTGCCAAAGTAATTTACGGTCGAGCTGTGTAAGGATGTATCTCAGCCAGGGATTAGGTCTGAAGACTGATGGGCCTACCTGGACCCGTTGCTGATGAGGATGCTCTCCCGTATGGTGAGGGTGCAGTAGTACCACACCAGCAAGAAGTTGAAGATCGCGTCAACAAATCTAGACAgggtacagacacacaaacatgcgcacacacgcacacgcgcacacacgcacacgccacacacacacacacacacacacacacacacacacacacacacacacacacacacacacacacacagagagagactcagaCACTAGACAGGGTTGAATGACATtttattgcttatgggtacctttatgtatgtgtaaaatattactgttctcagatttttaattaatagattttagatgtgtattaaAATGGGTTTTGTTGCAAATCGCTATATAGCCATTGTTTAGCTaaaatggaatgttcgtatcctgtatatttgactgtgatatgtggttgtctcacctagctatcttaagatgaactgtaagtcgcttgctctggagaagagcatctgctaaatgactaaaatgtcaaatgtaaatattttacatacagatctcatattactgtatagacttttttttacattaaaaaaatatatattgatgtcacaaatgtatcatttgtattCATTCTTTATAAAAAATGTCACATTCTttgtcacatttgactgtgtaaaacctagtatcACTACTTATTTCTCAGAGCGTGCggcagatacagtatatagcgttttggaacaaaacatgattatttgtctctgaaataataataatatgccatttagcagacgtttttatccaaagcgactgtcacggtttcggccgagactgctcctcctcctggttcgggcaggcttcggcgttcgccgtccccggagtactagctgccaccattgaatgtttcgtggtgtgattgctttggtctgtcttgtacacctgtgtctgtttgtgttctgattacgtgtcctataagttccctgttttgtattggttagattgtgtgtt
The DNA window shown above is from Coregonus clupeaformis isolate EN_2021a chromosome 6, ASM2061545v1, whole genome shotgun sequence and carries:
- the LOC121567324 gene encoding ion channel TACAN-like encodes the protein MPPSLTAALQEWESLEKEYHQIQESHRLYLQKLDEVSKLQSNCSSSIAHQRSRLKDMSQLVKKCNKERLTEEDVKTLDEIKEHIKARPNTFFEMEAFLPKKNGLYLNLVLGNVSVTLLSKQSKFAYKDEYEKFKLYLTVLLLLFAFMCYFFVSYRFVDAIFNFLLVWYYCTLTIRESILISNGSRIKGWWVFHHYVSAFLSGVMLTWPDGYLYQSFRNQFLAFSLYQSMVHCMQYYYQSGCLYRLRTLGERHNMDLTVEGFQSWMWRGLTFLLPFLFFGHFWQLYNGLSLFKMARLPDCKEWQVSMCGISFLILFMGNFLTTVAVVRTKLKSKDQAKPKGQ